The following proteins come from a genomic window of Pirellula staleyi DSM 6068:
- a CDS encoding DUF1559 domain-containing protein — MNLSRMSRKSRGPSTRALAGFTLVELLVVIAIIGVLVALLLPAVQAAREAARRTQCTNNLKQLGIGIHNFRDTNNKFPFNYQLVGPNAWEALSAHYFILPFIEQQTVFQQFRIPTTALPGQSTGAGAVGDSAMWSFDYNGPMNVELKVFKCPSATHRATRSVGWGGPGCNYGWSTGSRTEVVWAGQNLNGLIAYQNERGMRDATDGLSNTLLASEFLGGTGVNSGAATYPFDIFYGGDGPFTSVVNKDFPTQAELDAIGTAAKALSGGGFRGNNGGNWAWYAAGHSTLNTSAPPNWRFPSAGGNCCPGGAHDWSNAVLPARSMHPNGVNAVMGDGSVRFVTNTIDLLTWQRVGNRSDGQPLANF, encoded by the coding sequence ATGAACCTCTCCCGAATGTCCCGCAAGTCGCGGGGGCCGAGCACTCGCGCGCTCGCCGGTTTTACGCTCGTCGAGCTGCTGGTCGTGATTGCGATCATCGGCGTCTTGGTGGCGCTCTTGCTGCCAGCCGTGCAAGCTGCACGCGAAGCTGCTCGCCGCACCCAGTGCACGAACAACCTGAAACAGCTCGGCATCGGCATCCACAATTTCCGCGACACGAACAACAAGTTCCCGTTCAACTATCAGCTCGTCGGCCCGAACGCTTGGGAAGCGCTGAGCGCCCACTATTTCATCCTGCCGTTCATCGAACAGCAGACCGTTTTTCAGCAGTTCCGCATTCCCACCACCGCCCTGCCTGGTCAATCGACCGGCGCTGGCGCTGTGGGTGACTCGGCGATGTGGAGCTTCGACTACAACGGCCCGATGAACGTCGAACTGAAGGTCTTCAAATGCCCTTCGGCCACGCACCGCGCCACGCGCTCGGTCGGCTGGGGTGGTCCTGGCTGTAACTACGGCTGGTCGACCGGCAGCCGCACCGAAGTGGTGTGGGCTGGTCAGAACCTCAACGGTTTGATCGCTTACCAAAACGAACGTGGCATGCGCGATGCCACCGATGGTTTGAGCAACACCCTGCTCGCCTCGGAATTCCTCGGTGGAACCGGCGTCAACTCGGGCGCTGCTACTTACCCCTTCGACATCTTCTATGGTGGCGATGGTCCTTTCACCTCGGTTGTCAACAAAGACTTCCCCACCCAAGCGGAACTCGACGCCATCGGCACTGCTGCCAAGGCTCTCTCGGGTGGTGGTTTCCGTGGCAACAACGGTGGCAACTGGGCCTGGTATGCTGCTGGTCACTCGACCCTCAACACCTCCGCTCCACCAAACTGGCGTTTTCCTTCGGCCGGTGGCAACTGCTGCCCCGGTGGTGCTCACGACTGGAGCAATGCCGTGCTGCCAGCTCGCTCCATGCACCCCAACGGTGTGAATGCCGTGATGGGAGATGGCTCGGTCCGCTTCGTCACCAACACCATCGATCTGCTCACCTGGCAGCGCGTTGGCAATCGTAGCGACGGACAGCCTCTGGCCAACTTCTAA
- a CDS encoding LysR family transcriptional regulator, whose translation MELDQLRYFLKVAQRGNFTRAAEELMISQPALSRSIQKLEEELGQPVFERKTRSVLLTDAGTLLQARSQQVLTILEDTKSEITDDGQCGRVRVGAIPTIAPYFLPEVLQRFSAKFPKANLIVQENTTDVLIKSCRQGEIDLAILVLPVPAKYLEVEELFEEELLLVLPPHHALVEKDKIRVADVEPFPFVLLDEAHCLSDNIVSFCRQRSFQPVVVERTSQLTMVQELVSLAHGISLIPAMARQCDQSQRRVYRSFTGRKPTRTVAVAWNPYRFQSRLLVAFRECLRR comes from the coding sequence ATGGAACTGGATCAGTTGCGCTACTTCCTGAAGGTCGCCCAGCGGGGCAATTTCACCCGCGCCGCCGAAGAGCTGATGATTTCGCAGCCCGCCCTCAGCCGATCGATTCAGAAGCTGGAAGAAGAACTCGGACAGCCTGTGTTTGAGCGAAAAACCCGTTCGGTGCTACTCACCGACGCCGGAACGCTGCTGCAAGCCCGTTCGCAACAAGTCCTCACCATCCTGGAGGACACCAAGTCGGAAATCACCGACGACGGACAATGTGGGCGGGTGCGGGTAGGCGCCATCCCCACCATTGCTCCCTATTTTCTACCCGAAGTTTTGCAGCGTTTCTCTGCTAAGTTTCCCAAAGCGAACCTCATCGTTCAAGAGAATACGACCGACGTTCTCATCAAAAGCTGCCGCCAAGGAGAGATCGATTTGGCGATCTTGGTCCTTCCTGTTCCGGCCAAGTACCTCGAAGTCGAAGAGCTGTTTGAAGAAGAGCTGCTGCTCGTTCTCCCCCCGCATCACGCGCTGGTGGAGAAAGACAAAATCCGTGTTGCCGATGTCGAGCCGTTTCCCTTCGTGCTGCTCGACGAAGCGCATTGCCTGTCGGACAACATCGTCTCGTTCTGCCGTCAGCGATCGTTTCAGCCGGTGGTGGTCGAACGCACGAGCCAACTCACCATGGTGCAAGAGCTTGTTTCCCTCGCGCACGGCATCTCGCTCATCCCCGCGATGGCCCGGCAATGCGACCAAAGCCAGCGTCGCGTCTATCGTTCGTTCACCGGACGCAAACCGACGCGCACCGTCGCCGTCGCCTGGAACCCCTACCGTTTCCAAAGTCGGCTGCTCGTCGCTTTTCGCGAATGCCTGCGCCGCTGA
- the katG gene encoding catalase/peroxidase HPI has product MGPVNPAEARHTAAGAMANRDWWPNELNLQILHQNSAKSNPMGQDFNYAEEFKKLDIEALKKDIKELMTTSQEWWPADYGHYGPLFIRMAWHSAGTYRVTDGRGGASYGTQRFAPLNSWPDNANLDKARRLLWPIKQKYGNKISWADLMVLTGNCAIESMGGQTFGFAGGREDVWEPQEDIYWGPESEWLGDKRYSGDRSLEKPLAAVQMGLIYVNPEGPNGKPDPLAAARDIRETFGRMAMNDEETVALIAGGHTFGKAHGAGPASNVGPEPEAAPIEEQGLGWKNKFGKGKGGDTITSGLEGAWTTTPTQWSNGYFDNLFGYEWELVKSPAGAWQWTPKEVSAKGTVPDAHDASKSHAPMMFTTDMALRMDPAYEKISKRFHEKPEEFKLAFAKAWYKLTHRDMGPVSRLLGASVPEAQLWQDPVPAVDHQLVSAEDIAALKSKILTADLSISQLVSTAWASAATFRGSDKRGGANGARIRLAPQKDWAVNEPAKLAKVLEKLEAIQKEFNGAQTGKKKVSLADLIVLGGCAAIEQAAKNAGHDVKVPFTPGRTDATQEMTDVESFAVLEPKADGFRNYFSHELDRPAEELLVDRAHLLTLTAPEMTVLVGGMRVLNTNSGIPNLGLFTKRPEMLTNDFFVNLLDMHTTWQKSPVCEHFFEGRDAKSGEVKWTASSVDLVFGSNSQLRAISEVYASDDSKEKFVNDFVAVWTKVMNLDRFDLDPADRLAP; this is encoded by the coding sequence ATGGGCCCGGTCAATCCAGCTGAAGCGCGGCACACAGCTGCCGGCGCGATGGCCAACCGCGACTGGTGGCCCAACGAGCTGAACCTGCAAATCCTCCATCAGAACTCTGCCAAGAGCAATCCGATGGGGCAGGACTTCAACTACGCCGAGGAGTTTAAGAAGCTCGATATCGAAGCGCTCAAAAAGGATATCAAAGAGCTGATGACGACGTCGCAGGAGTGGTGGCCAGCCGACTATGGCCATTACGGTCCCCTGTTCATTCGAATGGCGTGGCACAGCGCGGGAACCTATCGCGTGACCGATGGTCGCGGAGGGGCAAGCTACGGCACACAGCGTTTTGCGCCACTCAACAGCTGGCCCGATAACGCCAACCTCGACAAGGCTCGCCGTCTCCTCTGGCCGATCAAGCAGAAGTATGGCAACAAGATTTCGTGGGCCGATTTGATGGTCCTGACTGGCAACTGCGCCATCGAATCGATGGGGGGCCAAACGTTCGGCTTTGCAGGGGGACGCGAAGATGTGTGGGAACCCCAAGAGGATATCTACTGGGGACCTGAAAGCGAGTGGCTGGGAGATAAGCGTTACAGCGGCGATCGCTCGCTCGAAAAGCCACTTGCAGCTGTGCAGATGGGCTTGATCTACGTCAATCCCGAAGGCCCCAATGGCAAGCCCGATCCCCTGGCAGCCGCTCGCGACATTCGCGAAACGTTTGGCCGGATGGCGATGAACGATGAAGAAACTGTTGCGCTCATCGCGGGGGGACATACGTTTGGCAAAGCGCACGGCGCTGGTCCGGCGTCGAACGTCGGCCCTGAGCCCGAAGCTGCTCCCATCGAAGAACAAGGACTCGGCTGGAAGAATAAGTTCGGCAAAGGTAAAGGGGGCGACACCATCACCAGTGGCCTCGAAGGGGCTTGGACCACGACCCCCACACAGTGGTCGAACGGCTACTTCGACAACCTGTTTGGCTACGAGTGGGAACTTGTGAAGAGCCCTGCCGGTGCCTGGCAGTGGACCCCGAAAGAAGTCTCCGCCAAGGGGACGGTCCCCGATGCTCACGACGCCAGCAAATCGCACGCGCCGATGATGTTCACCACCGATATGGCGCTTCGAATGGACCCTGCTTACGAAAAGATTTCGAAGCGGTTTCACGAGAAGCCTGAAGAATTCAAACTCGCTTTCGCGAAGGCTTGGTACAAGCTGACGCATCGCGACATGGGACCTGTTTCGCGTTTGCTCGGCGCAAGTGTTCCCGAGGCTCAGCTGTGGCAAGACCCGGTCCCTGCTGTCGATCACCAGCTGGTGAGCGCCGAGGATATCGCCGCGCTCAAGAGCAAGATTCTGACGGCTGATCTTTCGATCTCGCAGCTCGTTTCGACCGCTTGGGCTTCGGCTGCAACGTTCCGTGGGAGCGATAAGCGTGGCGGTGCCAACGGCGCACGCATTCGCCTCGCGCCGCAGAAGGATTGGGCGGTGAACGAGCCTGCGAAGCTCGCCAAAGTGCTCGAGAAACTCGAAGCGATCCAAAAGGAGTTCAACGGCGCTCAAACAGGCAAGAAGAAGGTTTCGCTCGCCGATCTGATTGTGCTCGGTGGCTGTGCTGCGATCGAACAGGCCGCCAAGAACGCGGGGCACGATGTCAAGGTTCCGTTTACACCGGGCCGCACCGATGCGACGCAGGAAATGACCGACGTCGAATCGTTCGCGGTTCTCGAGCCGAAAGCGGATGGGTTCCGCAACTACTTTAGCCACGAACTCGATCGCCCAGCGGAAGAGTTGCTCGTCGACCGGGCTCATCTGCTCACCCTCACGGCCCCCGAGATGACCGTGCTGGTGGGTGGTATGCGTGTGCTCAACACCAACTCGGGGATACCCAACCTGGGGCTGTTTACCAAGCGTCCCGAGATGCTAACCAACGACTTCTTCGTGAACTTGCTCGACATGCACACCACGTGGCAGAAGTCGCCGGTGTGCGAGCATTTCTTTGAAGGTCGCGATGCCAAGTCGGGCGAAGTGAAGTGGACTGCTTCGTCGGTCGATCTGGTGTTCGGTTCGAACTCGCAGCTGCGAGCGATTTCCGAGGTCTACGCCAGCGACGATTCGAAAGAGAAGTTCGTGAATGACTTTGTCGCGGTCTGGACCAAGGTGATGAACCTCGATCGTTTCGACCTCGATCCAGCCGACCGACTGGCCCCGTAA
- a CDS encoding DUF1559 domain-containing protein — MRARTRLGFTLVELLVVIAIIGVLVALLLPAVQAAREAARRTQCQNNFKQIALGMHNHHDVHLALPAGMGPSGCCWGTWQVLILPYVEQTNVFDKYVNWGGNDSTNGGTRYSGAPNTTNVTNIRFKAFTCPSDQPNSPIGSITNHNYAVNFGNTSGAQHATLNSVTFQQAPFAVSKNLTDNKFKGYNLAHILDGTSNTLMVGEVLQGQGSDLRGFTWWGDACQFTTYLAPNSPLPDRIYTAGYCNNLPLRNLPCAVSSSSDPSMFASRSRHPGGVQVALCDGSSRFISQTVDMNVWRAISTAQGSEAVAVP, encoded by the coding sequence ATGCGCGCACGTACTCGTTTAGGCTTTACGCTCGTAGAGTTGCTGGTGGTGATTGCAATTATTGGGGTGCTGGTGGCGCTGCTGTTGCCCGCTGTGCAAGCAGCGCGCGAAGCAGCCCGCCGGACACAGTGCCAAAACAATTTCAAGCAAATTGCGCTCGGCATGCATAACCACCACGATGTCCATTTGGCGCTACCGGCCGGGATGGGGCCAAGTGGTTGCTGCTGGGGAACCTGGCAGGTGCTGATTCTGCCGTATGTCGAGCAGACGAACGTGTTTGATAAGTACGTGAACTGGGGTGGCAACGATTCGACCAACGGTGGTACTCGCTACAGCGGCGCGCCAAACACCACGAACGTCACGAACATTCGCTTCAAGGCGTTCACATGCCCGAGCGATCAGCCGAACTCGCCGATCGGGTCGATCACGAATCACAACTACGCCGTGAACTTTGGCAACACCAGTGGCGCGCAGCATGCAACGCTCAACAGCGTGACGTTTCAGCAGGCTCCGTTTGCGGTGAGCAAAAATCTGACCGACAACAAGTTCAAGGGGTATAACCTGGCGCATATCCTCGATGGAACGAGCAACACGCTGATGGTGGGTGAAGTGCTGCAAGGACAAGGGAGCGATTTGCGTGGGTTCACCTGGTGGGGCGATGCCTGCCAGTTCACCACCTACTTGGCTCCCAACAGCCCACTTCCCGATCGGATTTACACAGCCGGTTATTGCAACAATCTGCCGCTGCGGAATTTGCCTTGCGCTGTTTCGTCGAGCTCCGATCCCTCGATGTTCGCCTCGCGCAGCCGACACCCTGGTGGTGTGCAAGTCGCACTGTGCGACGGCTCGTCGCGCTTCATTTCGCAAACGGTGGATATGAACGTTTGGCGGGCCATCAGCACCGCCCAAGGTAGCGAAGCAGTGGCTGTTCCTTAA